Proteins from one Bos taurus isolate L1 Dominette 01449 registration number 42190680 breed Hereford chromosome 7, ARS-UCD2.0, whole genome shotgun sequence genomic window:
- the HOOK2 gene encoding protein Hook homolog 2 isoform X6 — MTLEESVQHVVMEAIQELMTKDTSDSLSPETYGNFDSQSRRYYFLSEEADEGDELRQRCLDLERQLVLLSEEKQSLAQENSVLRERVGRPEDEGASGLTAKKLLLLQTQLEQLQEENFRLESGREDERMRCVELEREVAELQQRNQALTSLAQEAQALKDEMDELRQSSERAGQLEATLNSCRRRLGELRELRRQVRQLEECNASHAERTRQLEEELRRAGSLRAQLEAQRRQVQELQGKRQEEAMKAEKWLFECRNLEEKYESVTKEKERLLAERDSLREANEELRCAQMQPRGLAQADPSLDPTSPAVGNLAAEILPAELRETLLRLQLENKRLCQQEAADRERQEELQRHLEEANRARHGLETQHRLNQQQLSELRAQVEDLQKALQEQGGKTEDSILLKKKLEEHLQKLHEADLELQRKREYIEELEPPNDSSTARRIEELQHSLQKKDEDLRAVEERYRRYVDRARAVIQTLEPKQQPPGGAPLDLHALRTQLRERDVRIRHLEQMDFDKSRSQREQEEKLLISAWYNMGMALQQRAGEERAPAHAQSFLAQQRLATNARRGPLGRLATLNMRPADKH; from the exons ATGACACTAGAGGAATCCGTTCAGCATGTGGTGATGGAAGCCATCCAGGAG ctcATGACCAAAGACACCTCTGACTCCCTGTCACCAGAAACATATGGGAACTTTGATAGCCAG TCCCGCAGGTACTACTTCCTGAGTGAGGAGGCTGATGAGGGGGACGAGCTGCGGCAGCGCTGTTTGGATCTGGAGCGGCAG CTGGTTCTCCTGTCAGAGGAGAAGCAGAGCCTGGCTCAGGAAAATTCGGTTCTAAGGGAGCGGGTGGGCAGGCCCGAGGATGAGGGCGCCAGCGGCCTCACTGCCAAGAAGCTGCTGCTCCTGCAGACCCAGTTGGAGCAGCTGCAGGAAGAGAACTTCAG GCTGGAGAGTGGCAGGGAGGACGAGCGCATGCGCTGTGTGGAGCTGGAGCGGGAGGTTGCCGAGCTGCAGCAGCGGAACCAAGCGCTGACCAGCCTGGCCCAGGAGGCACAGGCTCtgaaggatgagatggatgaGCTTCG GCAGTCCTCCGAGCGTGCCGGGCAGCTGGAAGCCACGCTGAACAGCTGCAGGCGCCGCCTGGGCGAGCTGCGGGAGCTTCGGCGGCAGGTGCGGCAGCTGGAGGAGTGCAACGCCAGCCACGCGGAGCGCACACGACAGCTGGAGGAAGAACTACGCCGGGCCGGATCCCTGCGTGCCCAGCTAGAGGCGCAGCGGCGACAG GTTCAGGAACTGCAGGGCAAACGGCAAGAGGAGGCCATGAAGGCTGAGAAATGGCTATTCGAGTGCCGCAATCTGGAGGAAAAGTATGAGTCGGTgacaaaggagaaggag CGGCTGTTGGCAGAGCGGGACTCCCTGCGGGAGGCCAATGAGGAGCTGCGCTGCGCCCAGATGCAGCCTCGGGGGCTGGCCCAGGCCG ACCCCTCACTGGATCCCACCTCACCGGCTGTGGGAAACTTAGCAGCTGAGATCCTTCCTGCAGAGCTCAG gGAAACACTCCTGCGACTTCAATTGGAGAACAAGCGCCTGTGCCAGCAGGAGGCGGCCGACAGGGAACGGCAGGAGGAGCTGCAGCGCCACCTGGAGGAGGCCAACCGTGCGCGCCACGGCCTGGAGACGCAGCACCG GCTGAACCAGCAGCAGCTGTCGGAGCTGAGGGCCCAGGTGGAGGACCTTCAGAAGGCCCTACAGGAGCAGGGGGGCAAGACTGAGGAC TCAATCCTGCTGAAGAAGAAGTTGGAGGAACATCT GCAGAAGCTGCATGAAGCAGATCTGGAGCTGCAGCGGAAGCGCGAGTACATCGAGGAACTGGAGCCCCCCAACGACAGCAGCA CAGCCCGGCGTATCGAGGAGCTTCAGCACAGCCTTCAAAAGAAGGACGAGGACTTACGGGCCGTGGAGGAGCGGTACCGCCGCTATGTGGACAGGGCGCGTGCG GTCATACAGACCCTGGAACCCAAGCAGCAGCCACCTGGCGGGGCTCCCCTAGATCTCCACGCCCTGAGGACACAGCTCCGGGAGCGGGACGTCCGAATTCGGCACCTGGAG CAGATGGACTTTGACAAGAGTCGAAGTCAGCGGGAGCAGGAAGAAAAGCTGCTCATCAGTGCCTGGTATAATATG ggcATGGCTCTACAGCAGCGAGCTGGGGAGGAGCGGGCCCCTGCCCATGCTCAGTCATTCCTGGCACAGCAGCGGCTGGCCACCAACGCTCGCCGTGGACCCCTGGGACGCCTAGCAACCCTGAACATGCGCCCTGCCGACAAGCACTGA